In a genomic window of Gemella haemolysans ATCC 10379:
- the tuf gene encoding elongation factor Tu: MAKEKFDRSKTHANIGTIGHVDHGKTTLTAAIATVLAKTYGGEAKDYASIDNAPEERERGITINTSHIEYETPNRHYAHVDCPGHADYVKNMITGAAQMDGAILVIAATDGPMAQTREHILLSRNVGVPKIVVFLNKCDMVDDEELLELVEMEVRELLSEYGFDGDELPVIKGSALKALEGDADAEKAIIELMETVDEYIPTPERDNAKPFMMPVEDVFSITGRGTVATGRVERGQVKVGDVVEIVGLTEEPASTTVTGVEMFRKLLDYAEAGDNIGALLRGVAREDIERGQVLAAPKTITPHTQFVADVYVLSKEEGGRHTPFFTNYRPQFYFRTTDVTGVVTLPEGTEMVMPGDNVSINVELISPIAIEEGTRFSIREGGRTVGSGVVTSIVK, encoded by the coding sequence ATGGCAAAAGAAAAATTTGACCGTAGTAAAACACATGCTAACATTGGAACAATTGGTCACGTTGACCACGGTAAAACTACTTTAACAGCAGCTATCGCTACTGTATTAGCAAAAACTTATGGTGGAGAAGCTAAAGACTACGCTTCAATCGATAACGCACCAGAAGAAAGAGAACGTGGTATCACAATCAACACTTCTCACATCGAGTACGAAACTCCAAACCGTCACTACGCACACGTAGACTGCCCAGGACACGCTGACTATGTTAAAAACATGATCACTGGTGCTGCTCAAATGGACGGAGCTATCTTAGTAATCGCTGCTACAGATGGACCAATGGCTCAAACTCGTGAGCACATCCTATTATCTCGTAACGTTGGAGTACCAAAAATCGTTGTATTCTTAAACAAATGTGATATGGTTGATGACGAAGAGTTATTAGAATTAGTTGAAATGGAAGTTCGTGAACTATTATCTGAATACGGATTCGACGGAGATGAACTACCAGTAATCAAAGGTTCTGCTCTTAAAGCTCTTGAAGGAGATGCAGATGCAGAAAAAGCTATCATCGAATTAATGGAAACAGTTGACGAATACATCCCAACTCCAGAACGTGATAACGCTAAACCATTCATGATGCCAGTTGAGGACGTATTCTCAATCACAGGTCGTGGTACAGTTGCTACTGGACGTGTTGAACGTGGACAAGTTAAAGTTGGAGACGTAGTAGAAATCGTTGGATTAACTGAAGAACCAGCTTCAACTACTGTAACAGGTGTTGAAATGTTCCGTAAATTATTAGATTACGCTGAAGCAGGAGATAACATCGGTGCATTATTACGTGGTGTTGCTCGTGAAGACATCGAACGTGGACAAGTTTTAGCAGCTCCTAAAACAATCACTCCACACACTCAATTCGTAGCTGACGTGTACGTATTATCTAAAGAAGAAGGTGGACGTCACACTCCATTCTTCACAAACTACCGTCCTCAATTCTACTTCCGTACTACTGACGTAACTGGTGTAGTTACTTTACCAGAAGGTACTGAAATGGTAATGCCTGGGGATAACGTATCAATCAACGTAGAACTTATTTCTCCAATCGCGATCGAAGAAGGAACTCGTTTCTCAATTCGTGAAGGTGGACGTACTGTAGGTTCAGGTGTTGTAACTTCAATCGTTAAATAG
- a CDS encoding alpha/beta fold hydrolase, giving the protein MNQKIKVYFIGGLGSNYYFAKDFFQELEVETIFLNPYKEIIQDKKELQNWFNDEVRDCEEVYLIGHSLGGDLARFLASRCPKITKLILLDGGYLNLDEIMPLENEIEATKDYFSQHTFSNLEEVIANEKSKSYYWSENLEEALRNSYRYNNTSDKFELDLDFEKVFYLLKLRRVIRSYQRNLESKDVLFIAPAYEEEPEWRKISLDKLPKYFDVELVENCGHEMYMNHPIEIATIVHSWINKK; this is encoded by the coding sequence ATGAATCAAAAAATTAAAGTATATTTTATAGGTGGCTTAGGCAGTAATTATTATTTCGCAAAGGATTTCTTTCAAGAGCTTGAAGTAGAAACTATTTTTTTAAATCCTTATAAAGAAATAATACAAGATAAAAAAGAACTTCAAAATTGGTTTAATGATGAAGTAAGAGATTGTGAAGAGGTTTATCTGATTGGTCATTCACTAGGTGGTGATTTAGCTAGATTTTTAGCATCACGTTGTCCGAAAATAACTAAACTTATTTTACTTGATGGAGGTTATTTGAATTTAGATGAAATTATGCCTCTTGAAAATGAGATAGAAGCGACAAAAGATTATTTTAGTCAGCATACTTTTTCAAATTTGGAAGAAGTTATAGCTAATGAAAAATCTAAGTCGTATTATTGGTCAGAAAATCTAGAAGAAGCATTAAGAAATTCTTATCGTTATAATAATACTTCTGACAAATTTGAATTAGATTTAGATTTTGAAAAAGTTTTTTATTTACTTAAATTACGTCGAGTTATTAGATCATATCAAAGAAATTTAGAATCAAAAGATGTATTATTTATAGCTCCAGCATATGAGGAAGAACCTGAATGGAGAAAGATATCACTAGATAAACTTCCGAAATATTTTGATGTTGAGTTAGTGGAAAATTGTGGTCATGAGATGTATATGAACCATCCTATTGAAATTGCTACAATAGTACATAGTTGGATTAATAAAAAATAA
- a CDS encoding DUF6994 family protein, which produces MKIYKENIVRCNEFYNSDFYKFLNENDSDFLEIIFTELCLDADECDEELYIKLGEKYNLERKGKKLFDYVDNEKIILSADVICGRKQLVKINDDVYSKWIKDYETIRSKLDFHFIWPRHNLPTINTYRYAIYKDRIDCLLYDLKMYFNCKKTPMEKAYNNGTTKIWLKKFKDFPDFINKMKFNNYVDENYNVLDIEKNDGSIIFEYIQGKELNDSLVGYLRNVLALS; this is translated from the coding sequence ATGAAAATATACAAAGAAAATATAGTACGATGTAATGAATTTTATAATAGTGATTTTTATAAATTTCTTAATGAAAACGATTCAGATTTTTTAGAGATAATTTTTACGGAGCTGTGTCTAGATGCAGATGAGTGTGATGAAGAATTATATATAAAATTAGGAGAGAAGTATAACTTAGAAAGAAAAGGAAAAAAACTTTTTGACTATGTAGATAACGAAAAAATAATATTATCTGCAGATGTAATATGTGGTAGAAAGCAACTAGTAAAAATAAATGATGACGTATATTCAAAATGGATTAAAGATTATGAAACTATAAGATCAAAATTAGATTTTCATTTTATATGGCCAAGACATAATCTACCAACAATTAATACGTACAGATATGCTATTTATAAAGATCGAATTGATTGTTTGCTATATGATTTAAAAATGTATTTTAATTGTAAAAAAACACCAATGGAGAAAGCCTATAATAATGGAACTACAAAAATTTGGTTGAAAAAATTTAAGGATTTTCCTGATTTTATTAATAAAATGAAATTTAATAATTATGTTGATGAAAATTATAATGTATTAGATATAGAAAAAAATGATGGTTCTATAATATTTGAATACATTCAAGGAAAAGAGTTAAATGATTCATTAGTAGGATATCTAAGAAATGTACTGGCTTTAAGTTAA
- a CDS encoding LLM class flavin-dependent oxidoreductase → MKISILNLAPLRQGENFKDAIDAMVKLAKKADELGYERYWIAEHHNTKSVASSATQLLIQRTLDNTKNIRVGSGGVMLPNHSPYIVAEQYGTLETLYPGRVDLGLGRAPGTDYNTARAIRRNTNREMDFKKEVVELSGYFKDTRPVHAYPAAGLDVPLYILGSSTDSAYVAAELGLPYSFASHFAPAMMENAVAIYRHYFKPSEVLSEPYVILGANAVVSDTDEEAKRLSTTQIQSFLNIITSNPQGMVPPVQSEEAVWKNYIATTKVPHFGPIAFEHDEIVDHEKAVVNQMTKISFIGNKETVKNQILDLKRRVEFDELMINSYIYDEKAQHHSYELLKEVIDDING, encoded by the coding sequence ATGAAAATTTCAATTTTAAATTTAGCTCCATTAAGACAAGGAGAAAATTTTAAAGATGCTATTGATGCAATGGTTAAATTAGCAAAAAAGGCTGATGAATTAGGATATGAAAGATATTGGATTGCAGAACATCATAATACCAAAAGTGTAGCGAGTAGTGCGACACAATTACTAATACAACGTACATTAGATAATACAAAAAATATTAGAGTAGGATCAGGTGGTGTGATGTTACCTAATCATAGTCCATATATAGTTGCTGAGCAATATGGAACTTTGGAGACTCTTTATCCTGGTAGAGTTGATTTAGGTTTAGGGCGTGCACCGGGTACTGATTATAACACTGCGCGAGCTATTAGAAGAAATACTAATAGAGAGATGGATTTTAAAAAAGAAGTCGTGGAGCTATCTGGGTATTTTAAAGATACAAGGCCTGTTCATGCATATCCAGCTGCCGGGCTGGATGTTCCACTATACATATTAGGTTCAAGTACTGATAGTGCATATGTAGCTGCTGAGCTAGGCTTACCTTATTCATTTGCATCACATTTTGCTCCAGCTATGATGGAAAATGCAGTAGCAATTTATAGACATTACTTTAAACCATCAGAAGTTTTAAGTGAGCCGTATGTAATTTTAGGTGCTAATGCAGTTGTTTCAGATACTGATGAAGAAGCAAAAAGATTATCAACAACGCAGATTCAATCATTTTTAAATATTATTACAAGTAATCCTCAAGGTATGGTTCCTCCAGTACAATCGGAAGAAGCGGTTTGGAAAAATTATATTGCGACAACTAAAGTTCCACATTTTGGACCAATTGCATTTGAACATGATGAAATAGTTGATCATGAGAAAGCTGTCGTTAATCAGATGACAAAAATCTCATTTATTGGTAATAAGGAGACTGTGAAAAATCAGATTTTAGATTTAAAACGTAGGGTAGAGTTTGATGAATTAATGATAAATTCATATATTTATGATGAAAAAGCACAACACCACTCTTATGAATTATTAAAAGAGGTTATTGATGATATTAATGGATAG
- a CDS encoding TIGR02328 family protein: MRLWHEELISKLPRQQLLGQHRECCALRGNGWGKKHATVDYVFEHKPFFLFKYHELIMQEMKNRGYNVSEEWLDKNYRGKVCSPHNDLKECKINKPIYKEHDAAYYDECIENLAQKDIFI; the protein is encoded by the coding sequence ATGAGACTTTGGCATGAAGAACTAATATCAAAATTACCAAGGCAACAACTTTTAGGTCAACATAGAGAGTGTTGTGCATTAAGAGGAAATGGTTGGGGTAAGAAACATGCAACGGTAGATTATGTATTTGAACATAAGCCATTTTTCCTTTTTAAGTATCATGAATTAATCATGCAGGAGATGAAGAATAGAGGCTATAATGTTAGTGAAGAATGGCTTGATAAAAATTATAGAGGAAAAGTTTGTTCTCCTCACAACGATCTAAAAGAATGTAAAATAAATAAGCCGATTTATAAAGAACATGATGCAGCATACTATGATGAGTGCATTGAAAATTTAGCACAAAAGGATATTTTTATCTAG
- the hchA gene encoding glyoxalase III HchA translates to MTKLTNQPVKDRAEHNAYFPSDYSLSIYTSPVTNFDGFKFENTYRGEKNKILMIASDERYLQMSNGKYFSTGNHPVETLLPMLHMDAAGFEIDIVTLSGNSVKLEMWAMPEKDENVMKLYNKYIEKFENPVKLDRILENITSENSPYSGVFIPGGHGAMINLPESSEVKEVLKWAIKENKKIITLCHGPAALISGNIDESEFLFKNYEMTVFPDSIDEGANQEIGYMPGKLKWLLAEKLESLGAKIVNEAISGQVHIDRNLITVDSPLAANQLGIVAVDELLKMVNK, encoded by the coding sequence ATGACAAAATTAACAAATCAACCAGTAAAAGATAGAGCAGAACATAACGCGTATTTCCCATCGGACTATTCTTTGAGTATATATACGAGTCCTGTGACAAATTTTGATGGTTTTAAATTTGAAAACACGTATAGAGGTGAAAAGAATAAAATTTTAATGATAGCGTCAGATGAAAGATACTTACAAATGTCTAATGGAAAGTATTTTTCAACAGGGAATCACCCTGTAGAAACATTATTACCAATGTTACATATGGATGCTGCTGGATTTGAGATAGATATTGTTACTTTATCAGGAAACTCTGTAAAATTAGAGATGTGGGCAATGCCAGAAAAAGATGAAAATGTTATGAAGCTTTATAATAAATATATAGAAAAATTTGAGAATCCTGTTAAATTAGATAGAATTTTGGAGAATATTACTTCAGAAAATTCACCTTATTCAGGTGTCTTCATACCAGGTGGTCATGGTGCAATGATTAACTTGCCTGAAAGTAGTGAAGTAAAAGAGGTTCTTAAATGGGCAATTAAAGAAAATAAAAAAATCATAACACTATGTCATGGACCTGCTGCACTAATTTCAGGAAATATTGACGAATCAGAGTTTTTATTTAAAAATTATGAAATGACTGTTTTCCCTGATAGTATAGATGAGGGAGCAAACCAAGAAATTGGATATATGCCAGGAAAATTAAAATGGTTATTAGCTGAAAAGCTAGAAAGTTTGGGTGCGAAAATAGTAAATGAAGCAATAAGCGGTCAGGTTCATATAGATAGAAACTTAATAACTGTAGACAGTCCTCTTGCAGCAAATCAACTAGGAATTGTAGCTGTAGATGAGTTGTTAAAAATGGTAAATAAATAG
- a CDS encoding TraX family protein: MKNLKFDGTQLKYIAIIAMTIDHLAWLLYPGLVKEPIPVLMHIVGRLTAPIMWYFIAEGCYYTKDIKKYFFRIMSFAVISHFAFCFGLGIPFDITTGSIFNKTSVLFPLAMSVALIAIFRNEKINNTLKILVIIVFCLLTFVADWSSIALMMPFFLYNHRNNKKQQILDYVIWISVYAAIYIIFIDVFYGLLQFTTLFSLPLLMRYDGTRGKHIGSKWFFYYYYPIHLAIIGIFRIILYGNISLVL, encoded by the coding sequence ATGAAGAATTTAAAGTTTGATGGAACTCAGTTAAAATATATAGCTATAATTGCTATGACAATTGATCATTTAGCATGGCTATTATATCCAGGTTTAGTTAAAGAACCAATACCAGTACTTATGCACATAGTAGGACGTTTAACAGCGCCAATTATGTGGTATTTTATCGCAGAAGGATGTTATTATACAAAAGATATTAAAAAATATTTCTTTAGAATTATGAGCTTTGCTGTTATCAGTCACTTTGCTTTTTGCTTCGGTTTAGGAATACCATTTGATATAACAACAGGAAGTATATTTAATAAAACGAGTGTCTTATTCCCATTGGCGATGTCGGTTGCATTAATCGCAATCTTTAGAAATGAGAAGATAAATAATACATTAAAGATTTTAGTAATTATTGTTTTCTGTTTATTAACGTTTGTAGCGGATTGGTCTTCTATAGCTCTAATGATGCCATTCTTTTTGTATAATCATAGAAATAATAAAAAACAACAAATACTTGATTATGTTATATGGATAAGTGTTTATGCAGCCATTTACATTATATTTATAGATGTATTTTATGGATTATTACAGTTTACAACTCTATTCTCTCTACCATTATTAATGAGATATGATGGTACAAGAGGAAAACATATTGGTTCTAAGTGGTTCTTTTACTACTATTATCCAATACATTTAGCTATTATAGGTATATTTAGAATAATATTATATGGAAATATTTCATTGGTACTTTAA
- a CDS encoding ABC transporter ATP-binding protein — protein sequence MNVLEFKNVTKSYQDGNKEIEALKETNFKIEEGQFIAIIGPSGSGKSTFLTLAGGLQTPSKGQIIINGKDYTNLSEKERAKLRFNDIGFVLQASNLVPFLTAKQQLELVDRINKRKRQTLQDQKSLFKELGIDHLENKLPKDLSGGERQRLAIARALYNNPAIILADEPTASLDSDRAFEVVDLLLKECKEKNKSIIMVTHDNRMIEKCDHVYRMKDGILTKER from the coding sequence ATGAATGTGTTAGAATTTAAAAATGTAACTAAATCATATCAGGATGGAAATAAAGAAATAGAAGCTTTGAAAGAAACCAATTTTAAAATAGAAGAGGGTCAATTTATTGCGATTATCGGTCCATCAGGTTCAGGTAAATCAACTTTCTTAACTTTAGCTGGAGGTTTACAAACTCCATCTAAAGGTCAAATAATTATTAACGGAAAAGATTATACTAATTTGTCTGAGAAAGAAAGAGCAAAGTTACGATTTAACGATATTGGATTTGTTCTGCAGGCATCTAATTTGGTTCCATTTTTAACTGCAAAACAACAGTTAGAATTAGTTGATAGAATAAATAAGCGAAAAAGACAAACACTTCAAGATCAAAAATCTTTATTTAAAGAATTAGGAATAGATCATTTAGAAAATAAATTACCAAAAGACTTATCAGGCGGAGAACGACAACGATTAGCTATTGCTAGAGCTCTTTACAATAATCCGGCAATTATCTTAGCTGATGAACCTACAGCAAGTCTTGATTCAGATAGAGCGTTTGAAGTCGTAGATTTACTTTTAAAAGAGTGTAAAGAAAAAAATAAATCAATTATTATGGTAACACATGATAATAGAATGATTGAAAAATGTGATCATGTTTACCGAATGAAAGATGGTATTTTGACAAAAGAAAGATAA
- a CDS encoding YbgA family protein — MNNKEERVQCQKLWAKNKYLVLSHSSKIYLEIRTYLKQEEVSQNKVSELIKQAVSLPEDKGQVTNALHHVWGYFKKYATKEEKENFFEMIEEYHNNKYKKEVLIKEVKYLLSKYPNKYLEESTFINGGQDETLA; from the coding sequence ATGAATAATAAGGAAGAAAGAGTTCAATGTCAAAAGTTATGGGCAAAAAATAAATATCTTGTTTTAAGTCATTCAAGTAAAATATACTTAGAAATTAGAACGTATTTAAAGCAAGAAGAAGTATCCCAAAATAAAGTAAGTGAGCTTATAAAACAAGCTGTAAGTTTACCTGAAGATAAAGGGCAAGTAACGAATGCATTGCATCACGTTTGGGGATATTTTAAAAAATATGCGACAAAAGAAGAAAAAGAAAATTTTTTCGAAATGATTGAAGAATATCATAATAATAAATACAAAAAAGAAGTTTTAATAAAAGAAGTAAAATATCTTCTAAGTAAATATCCAAATAAGTATTTGGAAGAATCTACTTTTATCAATGGAGGACAAGATGAGACTTTGGCATGA
- a CDS encoding MarR family winged helix-turn-helix transcriptional regulator, with translation MNNEEVVNKWIAFHNNMKQISTELEDALSKGEHPITLNEYYSLHYLNETEGNILRMTDLSTKISLSLSATSRMLAKFENTCGVIERFSSAEDKRGVCIKLTPKGKKYLENTTSIVTDVLNRNSDKI, from the coding sequence ATGAATAATGAAGAAGTAGTAAATAAATGGATAGCATTTCATAATAATATGAAACAAATAAGTACTGAATTAGAAGATGCCTTATCAAAAGGAGAGCATCCAATAACTTTAAATGAATACTATAGCTTACATTACTTGAATGAAACCGAAGGAAATATATTAAGAATGACAGATTTAAGTACTAAGATTTCATTAAGTTTAAGTGCAACATCAAGAATGTTAGCTAAATTTGAGAATACGTGTGGTGTAATAGAAAGATTTTCTTCTGCTGAGGACAAGAGAGGTGTATGTATAAAATTAACACCTAAAGGAAAAAAGTACCTAGAAAACACTACAAGTATAGTTACAGATGTATTAAATAGAAATAGTGATAAAATATAA
- a CDS encoding DUF302 domain-containing protein, with amino-acid sequence MEKYLINDEFVNVKSRIEEYLEKNNIHQFLNINQGEYAKNVDLELEDIQYVIFGNPKVGTLLMQDDLYLSFNLPLKLLLIKREDKTEVLYEKPTSWLKEDHSDRIKEILPKMDNLYLDIIKHLEA; translated from the coding sequence ATGGAAAAATATCTAATTAATGACGAATTTGTCAATGTAAAATCAAGAATAGAAGAATATTTAGAAAAAAATAACATTCACCAATTTTTAAATATAAACCAAGGTGAATATGCAAAAAATGTTGATTTAGAATTAGAGGATATTCAATATGTAATATTTGGTAATCCAAAAGTAGGAACATTACTAATGCAAGATGACTTATATCTAAGTTTTAACCTACCACTTAAATTATTACTTATTAAGAGAGAAGATAAGACAGAAGTATTATATGAAAAACCTACTTCTTGGTTAAAAGAAGATCATTCTGATAGAATAAAAGAAATATTACCTAAGATGGACAATTTGTATTTAGATATCATTAAGCATTTAGAAGCATAA
- a CDS encoding ABC transporter permease gives MFLAINEIKDAKLRYSLIVGLLTLVSYLMFFLSGLAFGLIDQNRSSINHWKADTVLLSSEANKTIGLSNLKLSDKESLSADNVEPFSQMVTVAVTEKNSNEVIKQKVSIFGVNNGSFLIPPVIQGRTFEAKNEVVIEKSLSEKEGFAIGDTIKTANSDTELKIVGYTEKSRFNVAPVIYMNINDFQVLKYGDNKLIDNPIINAFVVKGELKDYDSSIFQKVSIADFINELPGYSAQILTFGLMIGFLIVISAIIIGIFMYVLTIQKTPIFGIMKAQGISNGIIGISVLSQTFLLSLVGSILGLVGTWGTSLVLPSAVPFLGNGLYYSVIFVSLIIFSLIGTLFSVLAIRKIDPLKAIG, from the coding sequence ATGTTTTTAGCTATTAATGAAATAAAGGATGCTAAGCTCAGGTATAGTCTTATTGTAGGATTACTAACACTAGTTTCTTATTTGATGTTTTTCTTATCCGGATTAGCTTTTGGATTGATAGATCAGAATAGATCCTCAATTAATCATTGGAAGGCGGATACGGTATTGCTTTCTTCAGAAGCAAATAAAACTATTGGTTTATCTAATCTGAAATTATCAGATAAAGAATCTTTATCTGCGGATAATGTTGAACCTTTTAGTCAGATGGTTACAGTAGCCGTGACAGAAAAAAATTCAAATGAGGTTATTAAACAAAAAGTCAGTATTTTTGGAGTTAACAATGGAAGCTTTTTAATACCCCCAGTAATTCAAGGAAGAACTTTTGAAGCGAAAAATGAAGTAGTGATTGAAAAAAGCTTATCTGAAAAAGAAGGATTTGCTATAGGAGATACTATTAAAACAGCAAATTCTGATACTGAATTAAAAATAGTAGGTTATACAGAAAAATCTAGATTTAATGTAGCTCCAGTCATATATATGAATATTAATGATTTTCAAGTGTTGAAATATGGTGATAATAAATTAATTGATAATCCTATAATTAATGCATTCGTAGTAAAAGGAGAATTAAAGGATTACGACAGTTCTATTTTCCAAAAAGTTAGTATAGCTGATTTTATTAATGAATTACCTGGTTATAGTGCTCAGATTTTAACGTTTGGACTAATGATAGGATTCTTAATAGTGATTTCTGCTATTATTATAGGTATTTTCATGTATGTACTTACTATTCAGAAAACACCTATCTTTGGTATAATGAAAGCGCAAGGAATCTCGAACGGAATCATTGGAATTTCTGTTTTATCGCAAACATTCTTACTTTCATTAGTTGGAAGTATACTGGGTTTGGTTGGAACATGGGGAACATCACTTGTCCTGCCATCAGCAGTACCATTTTTAGGAAATGGACTTTATTACAGTGTTATATTCGTTAGTTTGATTATTTTTTCTTTAATTGGAACATTATTCTCTGTTTTAGCTATTAGAAAAATTGATCCATTGAAAGCAATAGGGTAG
- the fusA gene encoding elongation factor G yields MTRAFSLKDTRNIGIMAHIDAGKTTATERILFYTGKIHKIGDTHDGNSQMDWMEQEQERGITITSAATTAEWKNHRINIIDTPGHVDFTVEVERSLRVLDGSVAVLDAQSGVEPQTETVWRQATTYGVPRIVFVNKMDKTGADFLYSVGTIHDRLQANAHPIQLPIGAEDLFEGVIDLVEMKAIYNEGSVGENLVVKEIPADYQDQAEEYREKLIEAVAEFDEDFMEKYLGGEEITIDELKAAIRKATLSVEFFPVVCGSAFKYKGVQPMLDAVVEYLPSPLDVHAIKGVNPDTDEEVERHSSDEEPFSALAFKVMTDPFVGKLTFFRVYSGILSSGSYVKNSTKGKRERVGRILQMHANTRNEIAEVYAGDIAAAVGLKDTTTGDTLCDEKNEVILESMEFPEPVIQLSVEPKSKADQDKMSTALQKLQEEDPTFRAGTDEETGQVIIAGMGELHLDIIVDRMRREFKVECTVGAPMVSYRETFKQAAQVQGKFTRQSGGRGQYGDVWIEFTPNEPGAGFEFENAIVGGVVPREYIPAVEAGLKDSMANGVLAGYELIDVKAKLFDGSYHDVDSSEMAFKVAASLALKEAAKKCNPVILEPIMKVEVVMPEEYLGDIMGDITSRRGRVEGMEARGNAQVVSASVPLSEMFGYATSLRSSTQGRGTYSMVFDHYEEVPKSISEEIIKKNKG; encoded by the coding sequence ATGACTAGAGCATTTTCTTTAAAAGATACTCGTAATATCGGTATCATGGCTCACATCGACGCAGGTAAAACTACTGCAACAGAGCGTATTTTGTTCTACACTGGGAAAATCCACAAAATCGGAGATACTCACGATGGTAACTCACAAATGGACTGGATGGAACAAGAACAAGAACGTGGTATCACTATCACATCTGCTGCAACAACTGCTGAGTGGAAAAACCACCGTATCAACATCATCGATACACCGGGACACGTAGACTTCACAGTTGAGGTAGAACGTTCTCTTCGTGTACTTGATGGATCAGTAGCTGTATTAGATGCGCAATCAGGTGTTGAACCACAAACAGAAACAGTTTGGCGTCAAGCTACAACTTATGGAGTTCCTCGTATCGTATTCGTAAACAAAATGGATAAAACAGGAGCTGACTTCCTATATTCTGTAGGAACAATCCACGACAGATTACAAGCTAACGCACACCCAATTCAACTTCCAATCGGAGCTGAAGATTTATTCGAAGGTGTAATTGACCTTGTTGAAATGAAAGCTATTTACAACGAAGGTAGCGTAGGGGAAAATCTTGTTGTTAAAGAAATCCCAGCTGACTATCAAGATCAAGCTGAAGAATACCGTGAAAAATTAATCGAAGCTGTTGCAGAATTCGATGAAGACTTCATGGAAAAATACTTAGGTGGAGAAGAAATTACAATTGACGAGCTTAAAGCTGCAATTCGTAAAGCTACATTATCTGTAGAATTCTTCCCAGTAGTATGTGGATCAGCATTCAAATATAAAGGTGTACAACCAATGCTAGATGCAGTAGTAGAATACTTACCATCTCCATTAGACGTACATGCTATTAAAGGGGTTAATCCAGATACTGATGAAGAAGTAGAAAGACACTCTTCAGACGAAGAGCCATTCTCAGCCCTAGCTTTCAAAGTTATGACTGACCCATTCGTAGGGAAACTTACTTTCTTCCGTGTGTACTCAGGTATTTTATCATCTGGTTCATACGTTAAAAACTCAACTAAAGGTAAACGTGAACGTGTAGGACGTATCCTACAAATGCACGCTAACACTCGTAACGAAATCGCTGAAGTTTACGCTGGTGATATCGCTGCAGCTGTTGGTCTTAAAGATACAACAACTGGGGACACATTATGTGACGAGAAAAACGAAGTTATTCTTGAATCAATGGAATTCCCAGAACCAGTTATCCAACTTTCAGTTGAACCAAAATCAAAAGCTGACCAAGATAAAATGTCTACAGCTTTACAAAAATTACAAGAAGAAGACCCAACATTCCGTGCTGGAACTGACGAAGAAACTGGACAAGTTATCATCGCAGGTATGGGTGAGCTTCACTTAGACATCATCGTTGACCGTATGCGTCGTGAATTCAAAGTTGAATGTACAGTAGGTGCTCCAATGGTATCTTACCGTGAAACATTCAAACAAGCTGCACAAGTACAAGGTAAATTCACTCGTCAATCTGGTGGACGTGGACAATACGGGGACGTATGGATTGAGTTCACTCCAAATGAGCCAGGTGCAGGATTTGAATTCGAAAATGCTATCGTTGGTGGGGTAGTTCCACGTGAATACATCCCAGCAGTAGAAGCAGGATTAAAAGACTCTATGGCAAATGGGGTATTAGCTGGATACGAATTAATCGACGTTAAAGCTAAATTATTTGATGGATCATACCACGATGTCGATTCATCTGAAATGGCGTTCAAAGTTGCTGCATCATTAGCTCTTAAAGAAGCTGCTAAAAAATGTAACCCAGTAATCTTAGAACCAATCATGAAGGTTGAAGTTGTAATGCCTGAAGAATACTTAGGAGATATCATGGGAGACATCACTTCACGTCGTGGACGTGTTGAAGGTATGGAAGCTCGTGGTAACGCACAAGTAGTAAGTGCTTCAGTACCATTATCTGAAATGTTCGGATATGCAACTTCTCTACGTTCTTCAACTCAAGGACGTGGTACTTACTCAATGGTATTCGACCACTACGAAGAAGTACCTAAATCAATTTCTGAAGAAATTATCAAAAAAAATAAAGGATAA